The Fortiea contorta PCC 7126 genome has a segment encoding these proteins:
- a CDS encoding tyrosine-type recombinase/integrase, which produces MNYSADSLPPIKLIPIEDTALNRELGVSKRPAKTTAPTDIQWVKVLEFLRSNNLAPNSRKLYERELKRFLGWTQLNYHELRSRHLGQYKQYLMSEVCTDAGKPLSKSSVNASLAAIKSFFKWLTLTYPEIITTNPTQGVKLEKVPLPPAQSLTAEQMQSVWSALELLGETKQRDTALVHILSHGLRAGEIVQLNVGSFDGKLLFLPNTKTNEPRLVPLRSESREVLQEYLRSRSRQGEELNSDSPLMISHHASYKGERLSYHGIYFAIEKIGELAVIEDLHPHQFRHTYATDLLLLGVDPTHARKLTGHQSEKAFRRYTLRSEQEAAIAAYYRAIGEEEVE; this is translated from the coding sequence ATGAATTACAGCGCAGATTCTTTACCACCAATTAAATTAATTCCTATTGAAGATACCGCACTGAATAGAGAGTTAGGAGTTAGTAAAAGACCTGCAAAAACAACTGCACCAACTGATATCCAGTGGGTGAAAGTGCTGGAATTTTTACGCAGTAATAACCTTGCTCCTAACAGCCGCAAGCTATATGAACGAGAACTGAAACGCTTTTTAGGATGGACACAGTTGAACTATCATGAACTACGTTCACGTCACTTAGGGCAGTACAAACAGTATTTGATGTCAGAAGTCTGCACAGACGCAGGTAAACCACTTTCTAAAAGCAGCGTCAATGCAAGTCTTGCAGCTATCAAGAGTTTTTTCAAATGGTTGACTCTCACTTATCCAGAGATTATTACTACTAATCCCACACAGGGGGTAAAGCTAGAAAAAGTACCTCTACCACCTGCACAAAGTTTAACAGCAGAACAAATGCAATCGGTGTGGTCAGCTTTAGAATTGCTAGGAGAAACAAAACAACGGGATACTGCACTTGTTCATATCCTCAGTCATGGACTTCGCGCTGGGGAAATTGTACAGCTAAATGTTGGGTCTTTTGATGGTAAACTGCTGTTTTTACCAAATACCAAAACTAATGAACCGCGCCTAGTGCCATTGCGTTCTGAAAGCCGCGAAGTGTTACAAGAGTATTTGCGATCGCGCTCTCGACAGGGTGAAGAGTTGAACAGCGACTCCCCATTGATGATTTCACACCATGCCTCCTATAAGGGCGAACGCTTGAGTTATCATGGCATTTACTTTGCCATAGAAAAAATAGGTGAACTAGCTGTTATTGAAGATTTACATCCCCACCAATTTCGGCATACCTATGCAACGGATTTATTGCTACTGGGTGTAGACCCAACTCATGCGCGGAAGTTGACGGGACATCAAAGCGAGAAGGCGTTTCGACGATATACACTCCGTAGTGAACAAGAAGCAGCGATCGCTGCTTACTATCGTGCCATAGGTGAGGAAGAAGTGGAGTAG
- a CDS encoding TnsA endonuclease N-terminal domain-containing protein translates to MLSDREFEDWCRRLCLPEATKELVQTIRNSEPVRKVGGGAKNVCGSYPSRKMGKTIQFESHKVELPAIVEYENDEDVLEYYDQPIRLSLSFQSKSGRCVVTSHTPDFWVMRCQSAGFEEWKASERLKTLAQKQPTRYQQSEDGHWHAPSAETKVQAMGLYYHLRTDIEINWIAYRNYQFLQGYFHQENTVQKEVRKTVVECITAELDKISR, encoded by the coding sequence ATGCTCAGCGACCGAGAGTTTGAAGACTGGTGTCGCCGCCTTTGTTTACCAGAGGCGACAAAAGAACTGGTACAAACAATCCGTAATTCAGAACCAGTGAGGAAGGTAGGTGGCGGAGCAAAAAATGTTTGCGGCAGTTATCCAAGTCGCAAAATGGGGAAAACAATACAGTTTGAATCTCATAAAGTAGAACTGCCAGCGATCGTAGAGTACGAAAACGATGAAGATGTATTAGAGTACTATGACCAGCCAATTCGTCTAAGTTTATCATTTCAATCAAAGAGCGGACGTTGTGTAGTGACATCTCATACCCCAGATTTCTGGGTGATGCGGTGTCAAAGTGCGGGGTTTGAAGAATGGAAAGCTAGCGAACGGCTCAAAACACTAGCTCAGAAACAACCTACACGCTATCAGCAAAGCGAAGATGGTCATTGGCACGCTCCATCAGCAGAAACGAAAGTTCAAGCAATGGGACTGTACTATCATTTACGTACAGATATTGAAATCAACTGGATTGCTTACCGAAACTATCAGTTTCTTCAAGGTTATTTCCATCAAGAAAATACAGTTCAAAAAGAGGTAAGAAAAACAGTTGTTGAGTGTATTACGGCTGAATTGGATAAAATCTCTCGCTAA
- a CDS encoding DEAD/DEAH box helicase, which translates to MEKNYTFKFNSSTAEDALKAGKYDPINFYEARLDLFNLSVMADYDQLICLPTLTAIDKYWYQIETARKVLRQLGGRALLADEVGLGKTIEAGLIIAEYLARGMVQSMLVLTPASLVSQWQSELSDKFNIATITTDNRDPQQPIDSFWTDNPRIIASLNTAKSAKHYPHVTSRTWDLVVVDEAHHLKNRTTLNWKLVNALNKRFILMLTATPVQNSLVELFNLLTLLKPGLLQTEAAFKKEYVDSRNGRVPKNPEKLRFLMREVMVRNTRALVDVKLPKRFATTITVTPAAGEEKLYQDLSEYLRSSEDKLDRLSRTNLLMRAGSSPGALADSLKQLTLRLPDEELKSLARRASQVKQVEKAKALVEMLSKSSQKTLVFTTHKATSTYLAQTLQGANIPFAEFTGGMSLKQKDEAIAAFRDTVSVLLASETGGEGRNIQFANAIVNYDLPWNPMKIEQRIGRIHRIGQTQDVFIFNFCLKGSIEEYILRILHDKINMFELVVGEIETILGNVDDDFDFSEIVMDIWLKHQVKPELDTAFDQLADNLLKAKNQYQQIQELDEQIFGEDFEA; encoded by the coding sequence ATGGAGAAAAACTATACATTCAAATTTAATTCTTCTACTGCCGAAGATGCCCTGAAAGCTGGGAAATATGACCCAATTAACTTCTACGAAGCGCGTCTTGACCTGTTTAATCTCTCCGTAATGGCAGATTACGATCAGTTAATTTGCCTGCCCACCCTCACTGCTATCGACAAATACTGGTATCAGATTGAAACAGCCCGAAAAGTCCTCAGACAACTGGGTGGACGTGCATTACTTGCTGATGAAGTCGGACTGGGTAAAACCATTGAAGCTGGACTGATCATCGCCGAATACTTAGCCAGGGGTATGGTACAGTCCATGCTGGTGCTAACTCCCGCATCCTTAGTTTCTCAGTGGCAATCAGAGTTAAGTGACAAATTTAATATCGCCACTATCACCACAGATAACCGTGACCCCCAACAACCCATAGACTCTTTTTGGACAGATAATCCGCGAATTATCGCTTCATTAAACACAGCTAAATCTGCTAAACATTATCCCCACGTCACCAGTCGCACTTGGGACTTGGTAGTTGTCGATGAAGCCCACCACCTGAAAAATCGCACTACCCTCAACTGGAAACTAGTCAATGCTCTTAATAAGCGGTTTATCCTCATGCTTACTGCTACGCCAGTGCAAAACTCCCTTGTGGAATTGTTTAATCTGCTCACCCTCCTCAAACCGGGACTACTACAAACAGAAGCCGCCTTTAAAAAAGAATATGTCGATTCCAGAAATGGACGAGTCCCTAAAAATCCCGAAAAGTTACGCTTTCTGATGCGGGAAGTCATGGTGCGAAATACCCGCGCCTTAGTAGATGTCAAACTCCCCAAACGCTTCGCCACTACAATTACCGTTACCCCAGCAGCAGGCGAGGAGAAACTTTACCAGGACTTGAGCGAGTATTTACGTTCTTCAGAGGACAAATTAGACAGACTCTCTCGCACCAATTTGCTAATGCGTGCTGGTTCATCTCCTGGTGCTTTGGCTGACTCCCTCAAGCAACTGACTCTTCGCCTACCAGATGAAGAACTGAAGTCTTTAGCAAGACGAGCATCTCAAGTTAAGCAGGTCGAGAAAGCAAAAGCATTGGTAGAGATGCTCTCAAAATCTTCCCAGAAAACCTTGGTCTTCACAACCCATAAAGCAACTAGCACTTATTTGGCTCAAACTCTGCAAGGAGCAAATATCCCCTTTGCAGAATTTACTGGGGGGATGTCCCTGAAACAGAAAGATGAGGCGATCGCCGCATTTCGGGATACTGTTTCTGTACTCTTAGCATCGGAAACAGGTGGGGAGGGGCGTAACATCCAGTTTGCCAATGCGATCGTTAATTATGACCTGCCTTGGAACCCAATGAAGATAGAACAGCGCATTGGTCGTATCCACCGCATTGGACAAACCCAAGATGTGTTTATTTTTAACTTTTGTCTCAAGGGCAGTATCGAAGAATATATTCTGCGGATATTACATGACAAAATTAATATGTTTGAACTGGTGGTTGGAGAAATTGAAACAATTTTAGGGAATGTGGATGATGACTTTGACTTTAGTGAAATTGTCATGGATATCTGGCTCAAGCATCAGGTTAAACCCGAATTAGATACAGCCTTTGACCAATTGGCAGATAATTTGTTGAAAGCCAAAAACCAGTATCAGCAAATTCAAGAACTGGATGAGCAGATTTTTGGCGAAGATTTTGAAGCTTGA
- a CDS encoding HNH endonuclease yields MTANSISTELRKLVVNRALGRCEYCLIHSCYSIYTHEVDHIIAVKHGGETASENLALSCLSCNRHKGSDFATIDAITGEIVPLFNPRRQIWNEHFYLEGALIEGKTQMGKATTRLLKFNIPNRVLQRQILMSQQKYP; encoded by the coding sequence ATGACTGCTAATTCAATTTCTACAGAACTTAGAAAGCTGGTAGTAAATAGAGCTTTAGGACGCTGTGAATATTGTTTAATTCACTCCTGTTATTCAATTTATACTCACGAAGTAGACCATATCATTGCTGTGAAACATGGAGGCGAAACTGCGAGTGAAAATTTAGCACTTTCATGCCTATCATGCAATCGTCACAAAGGTTCTGATTTCGCTACTATAGATGCAATTACAGGAGAAATTGTCCCATTGTTTAACCCGCGTCGTCAAATTTGGAATGAGCACTTCTATCTTGAAGGTGCTTTAATTGAGGGAAAAACTCAGATGGGAAAAGCTACTACAAGGTTACTTAAGTTCAATATTCCCAATCGTGTGCTGCAAAGGCAAATATTAATGAGTCAACAAAAATATCCGTAA
- a CDS encoding integrase catalytic domain-containing protein has protein sequence MLEKKARQDEQNNLFEVAPIGTELTVSTQQDRKILIEQIEDAQTKTEILLKMDAIEDIRTASGDSKQERIKQWAQKLGKHPRTITRMLSKADKEGLAAIAKATRSDAGKRRGKKQWHQSVEYWIDFIEKTYKDGNKNSRRMNRNQVYNQVQGHAELELGLKEGEYPSHVFVYQVLAPLVEKKKVRHPGQGSRIVIKTTAGELVVERSNQVWQIDHTRLDSLLVNENLELAGSLYITVVIDSYSGCAMGFYLGFEAAGSHEVALALRHAMRPKQYPPDYQIQHEWMLAGLPEYIVTDRAKEFKSGHLRQIAMDLNIQLRLRAYPQQGGLIESLFDKANKEVLSMLPGYKGSNVQKDHQMPKSMPASPTKNLKEY, from the coding sequence ATGCTAGAAAAGAAAGCTAGACAAGATGAACAAAACAATCTGTTTGAGGTGGCACCCATAGGGACGGAGTTGACGGTGTCCACTCAACAAGACCGCAAAATCTTGATTGAGCAAATTGAGGATGCCCAAACGAAAACAGAGATTCTTTTAAAAATGGATGCAATAGAGGATATCCGTACTGCTTCTGGTGATAGCAAACAAGAACGTATCAAACAGTGGGCGCAAAAGTTAGGGAAGCATCCACGAACCATTACCCGCATGTTGTCTAAAGCTGACAAAGAAGGATTAGCAGCAATAGCCAAAGCCACACGCTCAGATGCTGGGAAACGCAGAGGGAAAAAGCAATGGCATCAGAGCGTGGAGTATTGGATAGATTTTATCGAAAAAACCTATAAAGATGGCAATAAAAATAGCCGTCGCATGAATCGCAACCAAGTTTATAACCAGGTTCAGGGACATGCCGAATTAGAATTAGGGTTGAAAGAGGGTGAATACCCAAGCCATGTTTTTGTTTATCAAGTGCTAGCTCCCTTAGTTGAAAAGAAAAAAGTCCGGCATCCAGGGCAAGGTTCTCGGATTGTAATTAAGACAACAGCAGGAGAGTTAGTAGTTGAGCGTAGTAATCAAGTCTGGCAAATAGACCATACTCGTTTAGACAGTTTATTAGTAAATGAAAATTTGGAACTAGCTGGTAGTCTCTACATTACTGTTGTCATCGATAGCTATTCCGGGTGTGCAATGGGGTTCTATCTAGGCTTTGAGGCAGCAGGATCTCATGAAGTAGCGCTAGCTCTGCGTCATGCTATGAGGCCCAAGCAGTATCCGCCTGATTACCAAATACAACATGAGTGGATGCTTGCGGGTTTGCCTGAGTATATTGTCACAGACCGAGCTAAGGAATTTAAATCTGGGCATTTGCGACAAATTGCAATGGATTTGAACATTCAACTACGGTTACGTGCTTATCCGCAGCAAGGAGGTTTAATTGAAAGCCTGTTTGACAAGGCAAATAAGGAAGTTTTGTCAATGCTACCAGGCTATAAAGGCTCCAATGTCCAAAAAGACCATCAGATGCCGAAAAGTATGCCTGCATCACCTACGAAGAATTTGAAAGAATATTAA
- a CDS encoding ParB/RepB/Spo0J family partition protein: MSAARLWFQKRQTYGYSDMIAGERRYRAAQELKFSDVPIVSRELDDQQALQVALIENLQREDLNAIEETEAILELLSITLNISNDEVASILNRANHAKNRGQELEENVFLQFKTIESVLTGIGRFSAESFRTSRLPLLNLPAEILQALRAGQIEFTKARAIARVKNEQQRQTLLKLAVSQDLSLSEIKQKIQELNSSGQTISHASYVQRYSQIGQQLRKADIWDNPNKRAKLDSLLSQIEDLVNKSDE, encoded by the coding sequence ATGTCTGCGGCAAGGTTATGGTTTCAAAAACGGCAAACTTATGGTTACAGTGACATGATCGCAGGGGAAAGACGCTACCGAGCAGCGCAAGAACTCAAATTTTCAGATGTTCCTATAGTAAGTAGAGAACTTGATGACCAACAAGCTCTCCAAGTCGCTTTAATCGAAAACTTGCAACGCGAGGATTTAAATGCAATTGAGGAGACAGAGGCAATTCTCGAACTGCTGTCGATTACCCTCAACATAAGTAATGACGAGGTTGCTTCCATCTTAAATCGTGCTAACCATGCCAAAAATCGTGGTCAAGAATTGGAGGAAAACGTTTTCCTCCAATTTAAAACTATTGAATCGGTTCTCACTGGTATTGGTCGGTTTTCTGCAGAATCTTTCCGTACTAGTCGTTTACCCTTGCTTAATCTACCTGCTGAAATTTTACAAGCACTGCGAGCAGGTCAGATTGAGTTTACCAAAGCTAGGGCGATCGCTCGGGTCAAAAATGAGCAGCAACGCCAGACTTTACTGAAGTTAGCAGTATCCCAGGATTTGAGTTTGAGTGAAATCAAGCAGAAAATCCAAGAACTCAATAGCTCTGGACAGACAATATCTCATGCCAGTTATGTTCAAAGGTATTCTCAAATTGGACAACAATTAAGAAAAGCAGATATTTGGGATAACCCAAATAAACGAGCTAAATTAGATAGTCTCCTCTCTCAAATAGAAGATTTAGTAAACAAGTCCGATGAGTAA